The genomic DNA CTAACCCGCTTCTCAATCTCCCGACACGACCGCACCCCGTCACAATAGGCATAAAACAACACCCGCAATTGCATCCCCGGATCGTAAAACGCCGCCCCACGCTCACAGTACCGCCCATACAACTCCCGCAAATCAAGCCGCTTCACCACCTCATCCACCCACAAAACCAGCGGCTCCTCGGCCACCAGGTCCTTCCGACTCGTAAAATAGATCTGACTCGGGTCTTCCGGCTGATATATCACACCTACTCTCCTTGTCTCCTCTCCCAACACACTCTCATACACCCGCCACCAAATTGCAACTTAATTCACATCTTCTGGGACAGCCTCTCCTGGTCTGCCCCGCGAATGATACGGTGGGAACAGTCATGCTTCGACAGGTTCATCACGACTTGATGTGTCTGACAACGAGAATCAGCGAGTGTCGAAACCGCTCCCGAAGCAGGGATCTGGTTACTACCTACAATTTGTCCTACGCCGTCTCTCGCGCCAACACGATCGGTTCGTAGCGGAGGGCTTTGGTGGGGCAGAAGTGCGCGCAAACCGGATCCCCCTGACAAAGATCGCACTTGATAACGAGATTGTGATAGCTATCGAAGAGCGAGCAGCCGAACGGACAGGCCGCAATACACGCCATACAGCGGATGCACTTTTCTTGATCGAGGTCCATGGCCCCGGTCTCAGGATTACGCGTGATGGCATCGACCAGGCAGGATTTCGCACATGCGGGGTCGTCACACTGCAAGCATGTGACCGGCACCCATAAATCCGGCGCGCCGCCCGGGATTGGGTATATGCGGCTGCGGCCCGGTTTGC from Candidatus Zixiibacteriota bacterium includes the following:
- a CDS encoding IS256 family transposase; its protein translation is MIYQPEDPSQIYFTSRKDLVAEEPLVLWVDEVVKRLDLRELYGRYCERGAAFYDPGMQLRVLFYAYCDGVRSCREIEKRV
- a CDS encoding 4Fe-4S dicluster domain-containing protein; this translates as MKARFYVDPIKCTGCRTCELACSFTHSIGGKPGRSRIYPIPGGAPDLWVPVTCLQCDDPACAKSCLVDAITRNPETGAMDLDQEKCIRCMACIAACPFGCSLFDSYHNLVIKCDLCQGDPVCAHFCPTKALRYEPIVLARETA